In Musa acuminata AAA Group cultivar baxijiao chromosome BXJ2-8, Cavendish_Baxijiao_AAA, whole genome shotgun sequence, one genomic interval encodes:
- the LOC135618385 gene encoding uncharacterized protein LOC135618385 — MKLVWCPETASKAYIDAVTALADRNLEEINVAELVSAMAGGWKAQLIVEAWARDAGAATGIGLRAAAKHGRGRHVCVVPGEQSAAEYVDAMRRAGAAVEAESVVVGEAEEVMRELEGVDLMVVDCRRRDAGRVLREARPGPRGMVVVCKGAGRRRGGAAAALGAGTRVVRSTYLPVGCGVEVLHVGVGNGPSLGGGGGRWIRHVDRDTKEEHVFRRR; from the coding sequence ATGAAGCTGGTTTGGTGCCCTGAGACTGCCTCCAAGGCCTACATCGACGCAGTCACGGCCCTCGCCGATCGGAACCTCGAGGAGATCAACGTCGCCGAGCTGGTCTCCGCCATGGCTGGGGGTTGGAAAGCGCAGCTCATCGTGGAAGCATGGGCTCGCGATGCCGGCGCCGCCACCGGCATCGGGCTCCGAGCTGCCGCCAAGCACGGGCGAGGCCGCCACGTGTGCGTCGTTCCCGGAGAGCAGTCGGCGGCGGAGTACGTCGACGCGATGCGACGGGCGGGAGCTGCGGTGGAGGCGGAGTCGGTGGTGGTGGGGGAGGCGGAAGAGGTGATGCGGGAACTGGAGGGGGTGGACCTGATGGTGGTGGACTGCCGGCGGAGGGACGCGGGGAGGGTGCTGAGAGAGGCGCGGCCGGGGCCGAGGGGGATGGTGGTGGTGTGCAAGGGGGCGGGCCGGCGGCGGGGCGGGGCTGCCGCGGCGCTAGGCGCGGGGACGAGGGTGGTGCGGTCGACGTACCTGCCGGTGGGGTGCGGCGTGGAGGTGTTGCACGTGGGCGTCGGAAACGGGCCGAGCTTGGGTGGCGGCGGAGGCCGGTGGATTAGACACGTGGACCGTGACACCAAGGAGGAGCACGTGTTCCGCCGGCGGTGA
- the LOC135619208 gene encoding IRK-interacting protein-like, whose product MASSSSFLPPPPFPRSSVFTPIPEHDEEEEEEEEEQPQEAVPVEQPSTAAVTDSTSSVHNPAQHHASTASSAAIALPMATTRRPSRSRGHDDSEGVSVSCNNCRPTSRDKLISVVPLDTASGRQHPTAFSSSSPGQGGLLRSLFFSLTRRSPAVSSAAAASSALREDQWRFLAAELSRKLIHTTRKRDEAVLEASRLKQSLAELDDKIDRLESHCCDLRAALQSGPAPGPSSGTFPAESFHLAVADARAAVRHLARSLIAQLRLSPPGSLSSDRVAALIQSYDPRAAVQWQRNPGGLVFYMEALLNRVLYDGFEKDEEEEARQIDPAVRCAASRAGYEAVRGLGWEEVLSNGTRHYSEGLSRFCDRKMSEVVVMVGLARAWPEGLLQAFFGAAKGAWVVRLMARSVHPAVPALRAGRGARFDGRFMEDVASDRARRQTTASVRAMVAPGFHVYNNNGGGGVVKCTVLCAYNSECGNNGRSDTTMATRDLRSCSVGKK is encoded by the exons AtggcctcctcctcttcctttcttcCTCCTCCGCCCTTTCCGCGCTCTTCGGTATTCACCCCT ATTCCCGAACAcgacgaggaagaagaggaggaggaagaagagcagcCGCAGGAAGCAGTGCCTGTAGAACAGCCATCCACTGCGGCCGTAACCGATAGTACTTCGTCCGTGCACAACCCTGCGCAGCACCACGCCTCCACCGCGTCCTCGGCGGCAATTGCCTTACCAATGGCCACCACGCGGCGACCCTCCCGTTCCAGAGGCCACGACGACAGCGAGGGTGTGTCCGTATCCTGCAACAACTGCCGACCGACCTCCCGCGACAAGCTCATATCCGTCGTTCCTCTCGACACTGCTTCTGGCCGCCAACATCCCACCGCTTTCTCCTCTTCGTCTCCCGGTCAAGGCGGCCTCCTCCGCTCCTTGTTCTTCTCTCTCACCCGACGGAGCCCCGCCGTTTCTTCCGCCGCAGCAGCCTCCTCTGCTCTCCGCGAGGACCAATGGCGTTTCCTGGCGGCGGAGCTCTCCCGGAAGCTTATCCACACCACGCGGAAGCGTGACGAAGCCGTGCTCGAGGCCTCCCGCCTCAAGCAGTCTCTCGCCGAGCTGGATGACAAGATCGATCGCCTCGAGTCCCACTGCTGTGACCTCCGGGCCGCCCTCCAATCCGGCCCTGCTCCTGGGCCGTCCTCCGGCACCTTCCCGGCGGAGTCCTTCCACCTCGCAGTTGCCGATGCACGGGCTGCCGTCCGACACCTCGCCCGATCTCTGATCGCTCAGCTCCGACTCAGCCCACCCGGGTCGCTGTCCTCCGACCGGGTCGCCGCGCTGATCCAGTCGTACGATCCCCGGGCCGCGGTCCAGTGGCAGAGGAACCCCGGCGGTTTGGTGTTCTACATGGAAGCGCTGCTGAACCGAGTGCTCTATGACGGGTTCgagaaggacgaggaggaggaggcgaggcAGATCGATCCGGCGGTCCGGTGCGCGGCCAGCCGGGCGGGCTACGAGGCGGTCCGGGGGCTGGGCTGGGAAGAGGTTCTCAGCAATGGGACGCGGCACTACAGCGAGGGGCTGAGCCGGTTCTGCGACCGGAAGATGAGCGAGGTGGTGGTGATGGTCGGGTTGGCGCGAGCGTGGCCAGAGGGGCTGCTGCAAGCCTTCTTCGGGGCGGCAAAGGGGGCGTGGGTGGTCCGGCTCATGGCGCGCTCCGTCCACCCGGCGGTCCCGGCGCTGAGGGCCGGCCGGGGAGCGCGCTTCGACGGCCGGTTCATGGAGGACGTCGCGTCCGACCGGGCCAGGCGGCAGACCACAGCGAGCGTGCGTGCGATGGTGGCTCCCGGGTTCCACGTGTACAACAACAACGGTGGCGGTGGGGTGGTCAAGTGCACGGTGCTCTGCGCGTACAACAGCGAGTGCGGTAACAACGGTCGGAGTGACACGACGATGGCTACGAGAGACCTTCGCAGCTGCAGTGTAGGAAAGAAATAA